In Primulina eburnea isolate SZY01 chromosome 3, ASM2296580v1, whole genome shotgun sequence, one DNA window encodes the following:
- the LOC140828533 gene encoding MFP1 attachment factor 1-like codes for MAEPQPDATASKHTHVSFSIWPPTERTRDAVRNRIVESLTIVLKREGTLSREEAFDLAKRFEEEVFESVCETASTDDDGIEILFVYYEEISQRMLKTVKARSGESWAPAAKPANEPTPKAEE; via the coding sequence ATGGCCGAACCTCAACCTGACGCCACCGCCTCGAAACACACTCATGTTTCTTTCAGCATTTGGCCACCAACTGAACGCACTCGCGACGCCGTAAGAAACCGCATTGTCGAAAGCCTAACCATTGTGTTGAAACGCGAAGGTACCCTTTCACGCGAGGAGGCATTTGATTTGGCGAAGCGTTTCGAGGAGGAGGTCTTCGAATCTGTCTGTGAGACGGCTTCTACCGATGATGACGGGATCGAGATTCTTTTTGTTTATTACGAAGAGATTAGCCAGAGAATGCTGAAGACTGTGAAGGCCAGATCTGGTGAATCATGGGCTCCAGCAGCAAAGCCGGCGAATGAGCCCACGCCCAAGGCTGAGGAGTAG
- the LOC140827786 gene encoding cytochrome P450 89A2-like, whose amino-acid sequence MAVWFLIFVSLCIAAIVRFLFNPSKKKLPPGPPSLPLIGNLIWLRRSVFELESVLRRLKTRYGPLITVTIGPRKLIFVASHSLAHSALIQQGAVFSDRPPPLSTSKILNRTQKSINSAAYGSTWRLLRRNLTYEILNPTRVKCYSSSRRWVLSILINRLLDASKSESSTKVIDHFQYAMFCLLALMCFGDKLQETQIKEIESVQRGLLLGFRRFYVLNLLPRLGKILFRKRWKEFIRLRLEQENVFVPLIRSRFQAKHQHRESNQQEDDEALLAYVDTLVDLQLPEENRKLDESEMVSLCSEFLAAGTDTTATALEWIMANLVKYPHIQAKLHNEIISVVGDSRSSQQKMIEEEDSQKMPYLKAVVLEALRRHPPSHLVLPHKVTHDVELEGYLIPRSATVNFLVAEMGWDPKVWEDPMEFKPERFLPTSSGEAFDITGSREIKMMPFGAGRRICPGSALALLHLEYFVANLIWNFKWIPVEGDDVDLSEKQEFTTVMENRLCARIFPRI is encoded by the coding sequence ATGGCGGTCTGGTTCTTAATCTTTGTTTCTCTGTGCATCGCCGCCATTGTGAGGTTCCTTTTCAACCCGTCAAAGAAAAAGTTGCCGCCGGGACCACCGAGTTTGCCTCTCATCGGCAATTTGATATGGCTCCGCCGCTCTGTTTTCGAGTTGGAATCCGTCCTCCGCCGCCTCAAAACTCGATACGGTCCTCTCATTACGGTGACAATCGGTCCTCGCAAGCTCATATTCGTCGCCAGCCACTCCTTGGCCCACAGCGCCCTCATCCAGCAAGGCGCCGTCTTCTCGGACCGTCCGCCTCCCCTGTCCACGAGCAAGATTTTGAATAGAACCCAGAAGTCGATTAACTCCGCCGCGTACGGCTCCACGTGGCGTCTCCTACGTCGCAATTTAACTTACGAGATCCTCAACCCAACTCGGGTTAAATGCTACTCAAGCTCCCGCCGATGGGTTCTTTCCATTCTAATCAATCGTCTCCTGGATGCGTCGAAATCGGAATCCTCTACGAAGGTAATCGATCATTTCCAGTACGCCATGTTCTGCCTGCTGGCGCTCATGTGCTTTGGAGACAAGCTCCAGGAGACGCAAATAAAGGAAATTGAATCGGTGCAACGAGGATTACTTCTGGGTTTCCGCCGATTTTACGTGCTCAATCTGCTGCCTCGACTGGGGAAAATTCTGTTCCGTAAACGGTGGAAGGAATTCATTCGACTGCGGCTGGAACAGGAGAACGTGTTTGTTCCACTTATCAGGTCCCGCTTCCAAGCCAAACATCAACACAGGGAATCTAATCAGCAAGAAGACGATGAAGCACTGTTAGCATATGTGGACACTCTGGTAGATTTGCAACTTCCCGAAGAAAACAGGAAACTGGATGAATCGGAAATGGTGAGCCTATGCAGCGAATTTCTCGCTGCGGGCACCGACACCACAGCAACCGCATTGGAATGGATAATGGCTAATCTTGTCAAATACCCCCACATCCAAGCCAAGCTTCACAACGAGATAATCAGCGTCGTGGGAGACTCGAGAAGCAGCCAGCAAAAGATGATTGAGGAAGAGGACTCGCAGAAAATGCCATACCTGAAAGCAGTGGTATTAGAAGCCTTGCGGCGGCACCCACCGAGCCACTTGGTTTTGCCACACAAGGTGACACACGATGTCGAATTAGAAGGATACTTGATCCCTCGTAGCGCCACGGTGAATTTCTTGGTGGCGGAAATGGGTTGGGACCCGAAGGTGTGGGAGGATCCGATGGAATTCAAGCCGGAGAGATTCTTGCCCACAAGTTCTGGAGAGGCTTTCGATATAACAGGGAGCAGAGAGATCAAGATGATGCCATTTGGTGCTGGAAGGAGGATTTGTCCAGGCTCTGCATTGGCTCTTCTTCATTTGGAGTACTTTGTGGCCAATTTGATCTGGAATTTCAAGTGGATTCCTGTCGAAGGTGACGATGTAGATCTTTCCGAGAAGCAAGAGTTCACCACTGTCATGGAAAATCGGCTGTGTGCCCGAATCTTTCCCAGAATCTGA